From Balearica regulorum gibbericeps isolate bBalReg1 chromosome 13, bBalReg1.pri, whole genome shotgun sequence, a single genomic window includes:
- the POP4 gene encoding ribonuclease P protein subunit p29: protein MPKKKDEAIQDILTRKAVVLEHYSKKKTKPKRKKTKGFTAKQRREMCLFEIEPEQQRYAIFLPLHELWKQYIRDLCHGLKPDAQPHMVQGKLLKADLHGAIVTVTKSKCPSYVGITGIILQEFKHVFKIITKEDKLKVVPKLNNVFSLEIDGFISYIYGSKFQLRASERSAKKFKLKGTIDL, encoded by the exons atgccaaaaaagaaagatgaagctATCCAGGATATACTAACTCGGAAAGCTGTAGTTCTTGAGCATTACtccaaaaaaaagacaaagccaaagaggaagaaaacaaaagggttTACTGCCAAACAAAGGCGAGAAATGTGTCTTTTTGAAATCGAGCCTGAACAGCAAAG ATATGCCATCTTTCTACCACTACATGAACTCTGGAAACAGTACATCAGAGACCTGTGTCATGGACTTAAACCAGATGC GCAACCACATATGGTTCAGGGCAAACTGCTAAAAGCTGATCTCCATGGAGCTATTGTTACAG TCACAAAATCAAAGTGCCCCTCTTACGTTGGGATAACAGGAATCATTCTACAGGAATTTAAACATGTCTTCAAAATAATCACTAAAGAGGACAAATTAAAAG TTGTTCCCAAACTTAACAATGTGTTTAGTTTGGAGATTGATGGATTCATTTCCTACATCTATGGAAGCAAGTTCCAGCTTAGAGCAAGTGAGCGATCTGCAAAGAAGTTCAAGTTGAAAGGAACTATTGACCTATGA
- the LOC142603684 gene encoding uncharacterized protein LOC142603684 isoform X4, giving the protein MVWWSRLAILPITYVLEHSQTRSVSFQSLEQSAQGVKLLSRDKWCCCCLFTCLLELHPAVLGTLSVAQIKINGFSMTAELTEHIRRAGCAARLSPTPTTPQQFWWQQGEPFFCLPACWKPARWPYQQAHHRISAAMTQLWPLTAITRASQLACLLPLRGAADRAVPGAGTRGCPQVPGNAPTTPGAAGLCAQLCVALQDTQRLATALQPEHLFLIDSDSRHHEEC; this is encoded by the exons ATGGTTTGGTGGTCTCGACTTGCCATTTTACCCATA ACCTACGTTTTGGAACACTCACAAACaagaagtgtttcttttcagagtCTGGAGCAGTCAGCGCAAGG AGTGAAACTTCTGAGCCGTGACAaatggtgctgctgctgcttattcACCTGTCTCCTTGAGCTCCATCCGGCTGTTTTGGGAACGTTAAGTGTtgctcaaataaaaataaatggcttcTCCATGACCGCAGAACTGACTGAGCACATTCGCCGTGCAGGCTGTGCAGCACGTCTGTCTCCTACTCCCACGACCCCACAGCAG TTTTGGTGGCAGCAAGGCGAGCCTTTCTTCTGTCTCCCTGCATGCTGGAAACCTGCAAGGTGGCCATATCAACAAGCCCACCACAGGATCAGTGCCGCG ATGACTCAGCTCTGGCCCCTAACAGCCATCACTCGTGCTTCCCAGCTCGCCTGCTTGCTGCCTTTGCGAGGAGCTGCTGACCGTGCTGTCCCCGGTGCAGGGACCAGGGGCTGTCCCCAGGTGCCCGGGAACGCACCCACCACCCCCGGTGCTGCAGGACTTTGTGCCCAGCTCTGCGTGGCACTGCAGGACACACAGCGCCTGGCCACGGCTCTGCAGCCCGAGCACTTATTCCTAATCGATTCTGACAGCAGACACCACGAGGAATGCTGA
- the LOC142603684 gene encoding uncharacterized protein LOC142603684 isoform X3 has product MGTYNRESSEVGSLQRSGMDLRFGTLTNKKCFFSESGAVSARSRVKLLSRDKWCCCCLFTCLLELHPAVLGTLSVAQIKINGFSMTAELTEHIRRAGCAARLSPTPTTPQQFWWQQGEPFFCLPACWKPARWPYQQAHHRISAAMTQLWPLTAITRASQLACLLPLRGAADRAVPGAGTRGCPQVPGNAPTTPGAAGLCAQLCVALQDTQRLATALQPEHLFLIDSDSRHHEEC; this is encoded by the exons ACCTACGTTTTGGAACACTCACAAACaagaagtgtttcttttcagagtCTGGAGCAGTCAGCGCAAGG aGCAGAGTGAAACTTCTGAGCCGTGACAaatggtgctgctgctgcttattcACCTGTCTCCTTGAGCTCCATCCGGCTGTTTTGGGAACGTTAAGTGTtgctcaaataaaaataaatggcttcTCCATGACCGCAGAACTGACTGAGCACATTCGCCGTGCAGGCTGTGCAGCACGTCTGTCTCCTACTCCCACGACCCCACAGCAG TTTTGGTGGCAGCAAGGCGAGCCTTTCTTCTGTCTCCCTGCATGCTGGAAACCTGCAAGGTGGCCATATCAACAAGCCCACCACAGGATCAGTGCCGCG ATGACTCAGCTCTGGCCCCTAACAGCCATCACTCGTGCTTCCCAGCTCGCCTGCTTGCTGCCTTTGCGAGGAGCTGCTGACCGTGCTGTCCCCGGTGCAGGGACCAGGGGCTGTCCCCAGGTGCCCGGGAACGCACCCACCACCCCCGGTGCTGCAGGACTTTGTGCCCAGCTCTGCGTGGCACTGCAGGACACACAGCGCCTGGCCACGGCTCTGCAGCCCGAGCACTTATTCCTAATCGATTCTGACAGCAGACACCACGAGGAATGCTGA
- the VSTM2B gene encoding V-set and transmembrane domain-containing protein 2B, whose protein sequence is MENRRLFCTLCYLMFNAPLLFVTATFTEVPKDVTVREGDDIEMPCAFRASGSTSYSLEIQWWYLKEPARELAHELAISVPGSRSKVTNKDATKISTVRVQGNDISHRLRLSGVRRQDEGVYECRVADYSDDETQEHKAQALLRVLSRFAPPDVQAAEAVSHIQSGAAPRRHGPAARPTPPPGPGKRPPPPPAEGGVSAATASAAAAASSASPPPGQTAILRQQHGSGTGPIYATDPLLYMSLLILHKLVHLLVNH, encoded by the exons ATGGAAAATCGGAGGCTCTTCTGCACCCTCTGTTACCTGATGTTCAACGCACCTCTGCTGTTCGTCACCG CTACCTTTACTGAAGTTCCCAAAGATGTGACTGTTAGGGAGGGAGATGATATTGAGATGCCTTGTGCTTTCCGAGCCAGCGGATCCACCTCTTACTCCTTGGAAATCCAGTGGTGGTATCTTAAAGAACCAGCCAGAGAACTTGCACACGAATTAGCCATCAGTGTCCCCGGCAGCAGGAGCAAG gtAACAAATAAGGATGCAACCAAAATCAGT ACGGTCCGCGTCCAGGGCAACGACATCTCGCACCGGCTGCGGCTCTCGGGCGTGCGGCGGCAGGACGAGGGCGTCTACGAGTGCCGCGTGGCGGACTACAGCGACGACGAGACGCAGGAGCACAAGGCCCAGGCGCTGCTGCGCGTCCTCTCCCGCTTCGCGCCGCCCGACGTGCAGGCGGCCGAGGCGGTCTCGCACATCCAGAGCGGCGCGGCCCCACGCCGccacggccccgccgcccggcccacgccgccgcccggccccggcaagcgcccgccgccgcccccggccgaGGGGGGTGTTTCCGCCGCCACCGCCTCGGCGGCCGCCGCTGCCTCCTCAGCCTCGCCGCCACCCGGGCAGACCGCCATCCTCCGCCAGCAGCACGGGTCAG GTACAGGACCTATTTATGCTACAGACCCACTCCTATATATGTCCCTGTTAATACTGCATAAGCTTGTACATTTATTAGTAAACCACTGA